Genomic segment of Arachis stenosperma cultivar V10309 chromosome 4, arast.V10309.gnm1.PFL2, whole genome shotgun sequence:
TGGGAAGCTACTAATAAACGTTGCCATGAACTTCAATAACTCCTCCAACAATCGTTTTGGTGGAAGTAGACAAGATGACTCATGTGGCAGGGGCAGAGGGCGTTCCAACTGGGGGAGAGACACTAATGAACGTGGTCAATTGAGGAAGTGCTCTCATTGCAGGAGGACTGGACATTTAGTTGACACATGCTACCATAAGCATGGGTTTTCTCCTCACTACAAGTATAGTGCTGACTTAAAAACCATCAACAATGTGAACATTGATGAAGATTTGCAAAAGATTAGTGAGCCTAATTTAATTTAGAAGATAGTGAGAGCTTAGACTACTTGTTTACGAAGGaatgaaaacaagttttaatTGAGTTATTCCACAACCATGGTGGCAAGCCTGCTCAAAACATCAATCTGGCTACGGAAGTCCATGCCCCATCCAAAGGTATATACAAAATTCTATTTATCTCCAAACATAAATTGAAGTGCACAGATTGGATTCTCGACACAGGTACCACGGCACATGTGGCTTGTTCTTTAAACTTGTTCACTAGTTTTCAAAGAGTAAATCTAATCACATTTCAATTGCCAGATGGTTCAAGAATTGTCACTGGCATCAACAGTACAATTAATTTTTCAACCAAATTTCAACTTCAAAACGTTCTATATGTTCCATCTTTTACTTTCAACCTCATCTCCATTTCAAAAGCTACTACATCCTTTTTATGCCAATTTACATTTAATGATTTGAATTATGGGATCCAGGACAAGATGAGCTTAAGGATGATTGGCACTACTGAACTAACTTTAGGCCTGTATATCATGGATTCTGCCCACATGCATACACTGCACTCACTCTCACAGCAATCTCAATTAGTCAATAAGAAAGATTGTGTGAATAATGTTGTAAATAAGTCAGATTTGGCAGCTCTATGACATAGTAGACTAGGACATATTgctaataatataatagaagCTATGCAAAAACACTATGATTTTCTTCAGAACCAAATGAAACATGTCCCTTGTGAACCCTGTCATTTTGCTAAACAAAAGCATATTTCTTTCCCtcttagcaaaaaaaaaaaaatccacttcttgTTTTGATATCATCCACATAGACATTTGGGGACCATTAGCTGTTGCTTCTAGTCAAGGCCATAAATATTTCTTGTGCATTGTGGATGACAAGGCAGATTCACCTGGGCATATTTCATGAAGAGCAAAGCTAAAGTAGCGCATTTAGTTCTCATTTTTGTACAATTAATTGATACACAATTTCAAAAACGAATAAAATGCataagaagtgatcatggtAAAGAGTTTCTACTACACactttttatgaatcaaaaggAATTATTCATCAAACTATTTGTGCGAAAAATTCACAACAAAATGGAGTCGTGGGGCGCAAGCATCAAGATATGTTGAATATGGCTAGAGCGCTTGTTTTTCAAAGCCATTTGCCTCATCATATTTGGATTTTTGCTATAGCTCATGCCATACATATCTTGAACCATGTTCTTTCTAGCTCTATAAATGCATCAAGCCCCTTTCAAGAAATGTTCCACTCTTTACCTGACATCTCTTCATTTTTGAACATTTGAGTGTTTCGCCTTTACTTCCACCATAAGTGCTCATAgaaagaaattagaaaagagAGCAAGAAAGGCTATTTTTTTAGGTTTCAAAATGAACACTAAAGGTTTTTTATTGATGGATCTATACTCAAAAGAGGTATTTCTTTCAAGAGATGTCATCTTCTATGAGGACATTTTTCCTTTTCACCAATCCAACGCTTTTAATGATTCACATGGTGCATTTATTTTGGATACCTTGCCATTCTATCATAATGATTTAGCACATTATGCCTTTGCACTCCTCATCTATGATGCCTCAAATGTTGCCAGTTCTTTTACAGATACCCTCAAGCACACAAGCACATCACCCTACTCATGCATCGTTAGATCAGCAGACGTCACCCTTGCATTCTCCACACTTGCATGCTAAGCACAACATGCCAGCATTGGCTTCAAGCCCCCATCTAACTCACCATCACATGATCATGTAGCTTTAGAACAACCTCATGTAGACCAGCATCTTAGGCACTCAAATAGGATTAGAAAACCACCTACACGTTTAGCAGATTTTCAATGTGTGCAGGTTCTATGTGAATTAGATTCTTCTTCTGGTGCCTCATCCTCATTTTCACAACATCCTGTCTCTCAATTCATTTCATATGAACATATTTCCCTGTCTTACAAAGCCCTTTCCATCGCCATCGACAACCTCACTGAACCTCAAAGTTTTGACCAAGCTATTCAGCATGATTGTTGGTGCCAGTCAATTAGGAATGAACTTTTGGCCCTCGAAACTAACAAAACCTGGGTAATCACTACTCTTCCAAAGGGTAAGTGCATCGTTGGGTGCAAGTGGGTCTTCAAGACCAAACTCAAGACAGACTGCTCGGTAGAATACCACAAGGCTAGGTTGGTAGCCAAGGGCTACACTCAATTAGCTATATTTGACTACTTTGATACATTTTTCCCTGTTGTGAAAATATCCACATTTCGAGTTCTGCTGGCTCTCACAACTCAGAAGGGTTGGTTCCTTCACTAACTCGACGTGAACATGACATTTCTATATGGGGATCTTCCTGAGACTGTTTACATGAAGCTTTTCCCCTGTCTCTCTGCACCTCTAAACAGTGTATGCAAACTTGAGCATTCTCTCTATGGTCTTAAGCAGGCCAATCGGCAGTAGAATCATAATTTGTGCTcagtattgaaggaatcaggttACACCCAATCACGAGCTGATCACTCTCTATTCACCAAAAGCAGCTCCACTGTCTTCACTACCCTTTTGGTGTATGTTGACGATCTTGTTCTAGCTGGAAATGACATGAAAGAAATTGAAAGAGTGAAAGCCCTCTTGGATGCCAAGTTTAAAATCAAGGATCTGGGGGATTCTCAAATACTTCCTTGGGTTTGAAGTTGCAAGGAGTAGCCAAGGCATCCTTCTCTACCAACGTAAGTATGCAATTGATCTCTTAGATGAGTTTAGCTTTTTGAATACCAAGCCCACCTCCACCCCGATGAATTACACTGCTCCCCTATCAAAGTATACTGGTTTACCCTTGTCTAACTTGACTCCCTATCGCAGGCTTATAGGGAGGCTACTTTACTTGACGAATACTCGTCCTGATATTAGCTTCGCTGTCAACAAGCTCAGTCAATATCTGGACTGTTCCACGAACATGCATTGCAAGGTTGGGCTGCACATCTTGAAGTATATCAAAGGTACTCCAACAAGAGGAATTTTGTTCTCCACCACCTCTGACTTATGCCTTACTGGCTATTCTGATTCTGATTGGGGAACGTGCCCCGATACATGGCATTCGGTATCCGGATTCTGTTTCTTCTTGGGTTCCTCTATTGTCTCATAGAAGAGTCAGAAACAGCTTACAGTGGCGCGTTCTTCTGTGGAGGCAGAATATCGCGCATTGGCACTGGCAACATGCTAAGGGAGATGGCTCACGTACATTCTTAGAGTTTGCAAGTCCCCTTACGTAGGCCGATTACCCTGTTCTGTGACAATCAATCAGCGATTCATATTGCTTCGAACTCAGTTTTTCATGAGTGTACCAAACACATCGAAATCAACTGCCACACTGTTCGAGATCGAGTGCATGATGGTTCTTTGAAGTTGTTACCAGTCCCTTCCTTTGAATAGGTCGCTGATATTCTCACCAAGAGCTTGGCACCAGGGCCGTTCGCAAAGATTCATTGCAAGCTTGGAATGCATGTCATTCATATTCCAAGCTTGAGGGAGGCTGATAGAAGGAAGTCGAGCTCATAATGGTTATCGATATACAATTAGTTAGGAATCAACATGATGAACATGTTAGTTAGATAGTTTTGGAGTTTGTTAGGAGAATGCCAGCATGGCACTAGTTAGCTAGAGATTAATTTAAGCCTTGTAGATATTTGTAGTCACAAGACACTATATATATAAACCTATATATAACTAATTAGAGAAGTGAGATTCATCATTATAAAAATGTGAATACAAGAGAGCAACTTTTTTCTTCGCGTTCAGAGCTCTCTGCTTCTTTTCTGTGCATGAGTTCTCCCTTTGTAAACTCCTGAACGCAACCTTTTATCAAAGATCATTTGTGTTTAATCTAATAAAACCAAAAGctagttttaaaattaacttcttaatatatatatatatatatatatatatatatatatatatatatatatatatatatatatattatttcaatTCAACTACTCTAGCTGAATTTCGGttaaatttctaaattttttaacctTTATACTGATTTTATTTTCGGAACTTTGGATATTTGTTCCTTGACTTAATTATTTCAATTCTTTCTTAATTAAGCGATGCTGTATGGATAAAACTATTATGCTTGTGAAGACTAGAGTTATGAGATTTATCgttttcatatttttttgttgtaGCTTGTAACTGTGGAAAGTGTCCTTGTAATATTTGTtcgttgaagaacaagtgagaTTGTGGATTTAATAAATAGTGCAGCATTTTCCATACGTTTCAACTAGATGAATCTTCGTGCaagtttattatatattttttttcaagtaaATTATTGTTTTCATAAGATAGATAATAGGTATTTCCCTGTTGCTCCTACAGGCAGAAATAAAAATGTATTTGTATAATAAATATATGACTTAATGAGAAACTTGCATGTGAATTATATAATTCAAttctttaatattaaaatacgtttcaaattaatcaaaaacaagactaaaatattcttttaattaatttttggaAAAGGGTTAAGGagttttctaatatttttaaaaaataatattttaagattagtattaaaaagaataaaatattcctttatgtttaaaattatttaattatattctaaattaatatttgaatgtgattttaaaaagaataaaatatctatagaattaatttaaaaacactactaaaaaaaaacttttttctACATTAATTGGATAATAATTTGTGAGAGGCTTATGTGTGGTGAAGAAAGATGAGGAGAGTGAAGGCCTTTTTATAATGAGAAGATCTATAATAAATATGAGTTTTAGCGATGTTaaattttataactttttaaaatcgttttttaggtagttttagataacggttttttacagtgttatatttgaatttaatttctcaTTATTTTATAGCAACAAACTAAAATTGTTctctttgattattttaaagaacgatattataattattattatgatttatttttaagcaacaattttttaatgttatttaaataatttacaAAAGAAACGCATAAAAAACGTTACCAAAATGCTACTACACTTTAAAATCGTTCAATTAGATGGCCTTAAACAACAATTTTTACAGTGTTATTgttaaagtttaattttttattatattataacaataaaataaaattattctctttgactattttaaagaacATTTTTATTACCATTACcacaattttttattaaacaataattttttaatattatacaaattaaaagataCATATAAAAATAGTTATAAATAATCATACAAATTTAAACAATTTTCTCTATAAATACTAAATTTGTAAAACACtaaaatattattgttataaatatatcacaaatattatttatagaaaaaataaatttaaaataaatttataacaaaaatattatatattttttgtttaattcctACTCTAAAATTTagcataatatttttttaacacttCAAAAAAATTTCAGCAACTTTCCTTCAGAATAAAATACAAAGCTGATCTTTTTCCCTTCCTCTACTAATAGCCCCCACATGTGCACTAAAAGTAACGACGACACACGGCGATGTCTGGAAGGATGAATGTGTCTGTCGAAGTAATCAAATGGTGTGTACACGTGACTCATTAAATAATTTAGCTATAATTGTGACTAGCTTTTGAACTTTCAAGTGTATTTTTGTCTGTTcttcttaaaaaataaattattaaactcaaattaaaaaatattttaattatccttttcaattattttatttgaaaaattatccTTTTAGGTAAAATAGAATATAACTAACCTTaactgaaaaaaattaattctagTTTAAATAGAATTAGATTCCTTCGAATTTTGGATGTCAATTTTATAAAGTCTCTTATAGAtttaagtaataaaaaaatacatatttattttgttatttcatTCTTATAGATttaagtaataaaaaatatatatttattttttttttatttcatctaaatataatttatgGGAGAAGATTCTTTTTATGATTCAGAATCATTTATTATAAACCGTAATAAAATCGTattagaaaataagaaaaatagaatCTAACTTAATCACTATCTCTAGATTTGTTTTTTTGCCGCTGAATTAATAAAACAGTGTGCTAAAAGGGTTATAAAATCCACCATCTTAGTCCCTAAAATTTTATCACTATTAGATCAAAAAATAAACCCAAATCACGTTTGTAATCAAAATATATCTTAGCCATTTTCTTACGATTTGTATAATTGTACGAATTATCACAAGATACTTTAATCTTATTGAATTTCTTTCATGGCGTAAATTCATGAGTTTGATATTTTTTCAAGGTTTttaaaggatattttttatCCTTATTAATTGAtgcatataaaattatattaggTGATTCAttccatataattttttgtaGAATTTAACTTAATCACTATtcctgtttttattttttcgtcgctaaattattaaattagtgtatcaaaaagattttaaaatccaCCATTTTTgcttataaaattttatcacTGTTAGGTCaaaaaattcaaactaaaatcACGTttacaatcaaaatatatcttAAGCATTTCTTACGATTTGTATCATTATGCGAATTTTTACAAGATActttaattatttgttaaatttgttatcacttttgtaacaagtttctattttttataaaaaaaatttgttacaaaatattactttgtattgtaacagtttcattttttgttacaaaaatctGTTGTAACGAGACATACTGCAACAGGtcttttttgttacaaattctTTCTGCTTGAAATTTCggttttttgtaataattttttttgttacaaatattattttttcttatagtgAGCATAGCCCCACGTGTGCACTAAAAGTAACGACGACACACGCCGATGTCTGGAAGGGTGaatgtgtaacaccctaacttttagcacgtcatgatcgtactaaaagtAAGGCGATACAGACCCAATTTCCtttattataaatttactaTTGAGCCCTTACGTCGATATCGCGTTTCAGTTTTTGAGAAaataccaaaaaatattttattaattaaaattacatTACAAAGatcttcaaataataataatcacacaattattaataataataagtactatacaaataaattcaatataaaattcGAAAACAATACCTATCCCTctggataaaataaaacttaaagcaACAAGAGCGAAGGaactctataaaaataacaggaaTCACAAGTAAATCTACTATTCGTTCGCAGCTTCATATTGAATCTTCGAGCCTGTCACTGAAAGAATagaagattttggggtgagaacaaaccacacgttctcagtagggaatgggaatgTCAAAAGAGTAATGAAATAAattgcaaataattaactttactcaataaaactatatttttatcaaacctTTTGAAAATGCGTTTACTATtactttaaataattaattacccTCTTTAAATTTCGAACTTAAGACAAATCTCAAATACAACCTCAATACTTAGTCACCTCAATACACAAACTAATAGCACAAGAAACAGAACAACACACAAAAAATAGCAATAAGACAAACAGCACAATCACAGAGAGACAAGATAAGCAAacacaatcaaatgcaaatatACAAACAatgatgatgcatgtctagtcctatcgcaggtaatgagctcatttgtcgatTTCGACCCGCACCCGACGCAATCCGACTCGCAAGTCAAATAAGGCATTCCAGCGGCATAACTTCTGCAAGTTTCTACTTCTTGCAGGCGCTGATTCTCCAACTGAAGTATGCCAAACATGACCTCTGCAAGTACTTGCAGACActgattctccagctgaagCATGTGCCAGTTTCTCCTAGAAGCCATTCCATACACACGGGCGTCCCCGCACAATCATTCACATATAAAGCCCACATCTTAACATTTTTCCATTGGCACCATAACCATTTACTTTCCATCACCCTCTCGTGACCTTTTAAACATTTCATAATCACACGTGCCATGTTCTtttctcattctttcttcttcttaacAAACCGAATTCATATCAtaacttaaaataaaatctCTTATCAAAAGAATGAATTTAAAAgattatactttttttaataaatcggATTGAAAATAACTTTTTCCGTAAcaattcaaaatcaaacaatATTCATAAATCAGATTGGCTTTTAAATAACGCCTTAAACAAAGTCTTGgagttttataaaaattttggcagcattttctttaaaattaggACTATGACACCCTTTCAGGTTCCAACCAAACCATTTCTAATTctcagaaaatatttttgataattcaaACGAATCAAATTCAGTACTAAAAACCTATTTTCAATTCTCATAGATTACTTCCGATAAACCAGCAGGTCAAGTCCAATATCCAAAACATTTATAAATCTGAAAATCCAACTAGTTCCAATGTGAAAATATTTTCTAATCTCAATTTATTACTAATAAAACGAATTTTCAATACAAAATCTGTTTCTCAATATGAGTAAATatgtaaataaattattttccaCTATAAAATcatgtttcaaaataaatttataaatcagATTTTCGAAATAAAACCACTTTTTTTGGTTACTTTTACATAAAATTGGCCAGAATCTCCTTTTAAAAATTGGACTTCACCACTCATGCGGGCTCCCTCAAATTCATCACTTTCCAAACCAAACTCAAATCCAACTCCATTCAATAATTATCAATACAAcaattttttcaataattaactCATCATTCAGTCATTCCAAgcaattataaattatttgcaaATATCCACTAGACTTTCGTAGCATTCATAATTTAAAACagttaatttcaaaataaatctCCTACCTCCGTACGAAATCAAAGTCAATAAAGATTTCGTAAAAGCTTTTTGATCGAGCTGCTGAAGAAGAAAACGTCAGAAATTGCCTGTGCCTTCTAGAACTCCAATTGACCAGACtcaaagagaagaaaaatttcGTCACCGATAACTTCTACcaaacaaaaataacaccaacatatagaagagaaagatacgaacacttttattggattagattttttattagagttacggataaaaaaaattgaagttgaAAGTCACGGTTCCATAgaagtttcttggttgctctCTCTCggtcctttcttttctttttcttgtatgATTCGGTGATGAGGGAAGAGAAAATGGAGAAGATTAAGACTGATGGTGATGATTAGCTTTTATAAGGTAGACTAGGTGTCATAAGAAGAtggatatatattatatacatatgtCACtatcatacatatatatatatccatatatatatatatatatatatatatatatatatatatatatattatgctTGCATGTCTCTACGTTTGGCATCTTTATTTTGCTTTCATATTGTGAATGAATCCACGTTTTAAAACGTGGATTCATTCACAATATGAAAGCAAAATAAAGATATATGAAGCAAAATAAAGATGTAAAACGTGAAGGCATGCAagcacatatatatatatatatatatatatatatatatatatatatttcttaaTGGCTTTGGCAACAGGGagatgaataataataataataataataataataataataataataataataataataataattcttttattattttattttttgaaatatcttattataaaaataatttaaaaaatcttaatggattttaaatttaaagtattataaaatttaatttaattatttttaagagaataattttcattaaataaaataataaattattgtttaattttttaaaaaatttgggaTATTATATCCCACTTaccttacaaaaatttttgttCTCAAAAATTCATGCAAAACGAAAGATATTTCATACCACTTAACTTTTTAAACAcatttaaagaagaagcaaaatATCTCagcatatataaatatatacaacttttaaatactttgatGGTCATATGACATAAAAAAGGTAGAAATGTGGTTGCAAAGTAAAAGTAACAAGGTAGGTTCGATGCAAAAGATAACATGGTTCAATCATGTGATGGTAAGACAAGATAACGAAATGTTATAAAAGATGCATGGGGTTAAAATGACGTGCTTAACGTCCACACACTAATCTAATCTCACACCAACTTCAGGGCTTCAATTCCAAACTTCAACCTGAAGTATATTCGCCACTCCAAAATGTACTTTAACAAGTAGACTATTCGTGAATTTTCTCAACCTCATCAAACACTTCGCAACCCAATATTGGTCACAAATATATATTCCGTAAACTTCTCCACAGGACTCAAAACCCTAAAACATCTTATGAAGTCACATGCTTACAAGCTCTACCTTTTGTGTTCATGAAACTCATTGTAAAGAGCTAACACACCACTTGCTATGTATAACGGGTCGCACGTGACATCAAAACAAATCTCAAGTCACTAAAAAGATACAAGACCTTAGAGAAAGAACAGGCAACCGGACAAGGTTTACAAGGATTTCAACGATTCACTTTGATGCATTAAACAAGTCCAAAATTACATCAAAGAATATACGAGTCAAGAAGAGGAGTTTAAATAACACAAGGCAGATAGCTAAGAAGTTTAAGAGGACATATGCAATTAGGATCAAATGAGAAAGCATATGAACAAGGAACAAGGttgaaaaataattagttaactTTTCAAGAAAGAAATCTTGAATAAGAAACTCTCGGCAAACCATGAAAGAATAGATTCGTAAATGAGTAGAATCAAGAAATTAACTCCTAACGTTTCCAAAACCCACGATTCACGTTACCTATTACTTCTATCTCGTCTATGATAATCCATTAGTGTTTCCATATACATGAATCATTAGTATTAAGTTGGCCAGACCTAATACATTGAGAGATGTAACGGTTGACTAACAGCATTAATCAATAGACAATCATGTATTTGAAACTCAAACTCTTGTCAGTGGGACAAGTCTTACTGCATGACAGACACTCATGGTATGCAGTAAAGTATAGCCAGTCCATTTCCAAGGCTCTAACAGGacaaactgctctgataccataatgaaacaccctaacttttagcacg
This window contains:
- the LOC130975472 gene encoding uncharacterized mitochondrial protein AtMg00240-like, with protein sequence MNYTAPLSKYTGLPLSNLTPYRRLIGRLLYLTNTRPDISFAVNKLSQYLDCSTNMHCKVGLHILKYIKGTPTRGILFSTTSDLCLTGYSDSDWGTCPDTWHSVADILTKSLAPGPFAKIHCKLGMHVIHIPSLREADRRKSSS